The following proteins come from a genomic window of Elusimicrobiota bacterium:
- a CDS encoding LptE family protein, protein MKRSVGVWAVAAGWALAGCGEMAGYSGGANITLPPHIQRVSLRPFQNRTQFFGLEDKLRLRVEQEFIRDGRLPYVSTEATADGIVEGEIVNYIRQVTTYDAANQPLEYRLWVIMDVRFLDRVEKRILWEEKRLEGDYIYVVETQPAGLTEEEARERLWDLFARDIVKRTLEGFGSVTGASARKVPEKTIPAPDASSPVPAPPEETDVPSPPPY, encoded by the coding sequence ATGAAAAGATCCGTCGGCGTGTGGGCGGTGGCGGCCGGGTGGGCCCTCGCGGGATGCGGGGAGATGGCCGGTTATTCGGGCGGGGCGAACATCACGCTGCCCCCGCACATTCAGCGGGTGAGTTTACGGCCCTTCCAAAACCGGACCCAGTTTTTCGGTCTCGAGGACAAACTGCGCCTGCGCGTGGAGCAGGAATTCATCCGCGACGGCCGGTTGCCCTACGTGAGCACCGAAGCCACGGCCGACGGCATCGTGGAGGGGGAAATCGTCAATTACATCCGCCAAGTCACGACCTACGACGCCGCCAACCAACCTCTGGAATACCGCCTGTGGGTGATCATGGACGTGCGGTTCCTCGATCGGGTGGAAAAACGCATTCTCTGGGAGGAAAAGCGTTTGGAGGGGGATTACATTTACGTGGTGGAGACCCAACCCGCCGGGTTGACCGAAGAGGAAGCCCGCGAACGCCTGTGGGATTTGTTCGCCCGGGACATCGTGAAGCGGACCCTGGAGGGGTTCGGATCGGTCACGGGGGCGAGCGCCCGCAAAGTGCCCGAGAAAACCATTCCCGCCCCGGACGCGTCCTCCCCGGTTCCCGCGCCCCCGGAAGAAACGGACGTTCCTTCCCCGCCGCCGTATTGA
- a CDS encoding TlyA family RNA methyltransferase, which translates to MEKIRLDQLLVQRGLAETGARAQALILAGKIRAPGVKKLKPGEKVATDQPLELIEDLPYVSRGGLKMRAALDAFGVDPKGRVCVDIGASTGGFTDCLLQAGAKKVLAVDVGHGQLHWKLRNDPRVVNREKCHALKLSRADVDAFAEGDRAGLVTVDVSFISLEKVLPALAALFDAGTEFIVLVKPQFEAGPKDAPKGVVRDPAVRERVRRETTARALAAGFAVRGDIDCPVLGPEGNREMLMRLVRQ; encoded by the coding sequence CTGGAAAAAATTCGGCTGGACCAATTGTTGGTTCAACGGGGATTGGCGGAGACCGGAGCCCGGGCGCAGGCGTTGATCCTGGCTGGAAAAATCCGGGCCCCGGGCGTGAAAAAACTGAAACCCGGGGAGAAAGTGGCGACGGACCAACCCCTGGAGTTGATCGAGGATTTGCCCTACGTGTCCCGGGGCGGGTTGAAAATGCGGGCCGCCCTCGACGCCTTCGGCGTCGATCCGAAGGGCCGGGTGTGCGTCGACATCGGCGCGTCGACCGGCGGGTTCACCGATTGTTTGCTTCAAGCCGGGGCGAAAAAAGTCTTGGCCGTGGACGTGGGGCACGGCCAACTGCATTGGAAGCTGCGCAACGACCCCCGCGTGGTCAACCGCGAAAAGTGCCACGCGCTGAAATTGTCCCGGGCGGACGTCGACGCCTTCGCGGAGGGCGATCGGGCGGGGCTGGTGACGGTGGACGTCTCGTTCATCTCCCTGGAAAAAGTGCTGCCGGCCCTGGCGGCCCTGTTCGACGCGGGCACGGAGTTCATCGTCCTGGTCAAGCCCCAGTTCGAAGCGGGGCCGAAAGACGCCCCCAAAGGGGTGGTGCGGGACCCGGCGGTGCGGGAACGCGTGCGGCGGGAAACGACGGCCCGGGCGTTGGCGGCGGGATTCGCCGTGCGGGGCGACATCGACTGCCCGGTGCTGGGGCCCGAGGGCAACCGGGAAATGCTAATGCGTCTGGTGAGACAATGA
- a CDS encoding 30S ribosomal protein S20 yields the protein MAKLKTGRHTSSLKEVRKANRRRWANVAAKTVTRDLTKQLRAAIAAKDAAQVKTLLPKAMSSWKKMGNRHTVHPANAARKIARLSVAARKVLSA from the coding sequence GAAAACCGGACGTCACACGTCCTCTCTTAAAGAAGTGCGTAAAGCGAACCGCCGTCGTTGGGCGAACGTTGCGGCCAAAACCGTGACGCGGGATCTGACCAAGCAGCTCCGGGCCGCCATCGCGGCCAAGGACGCCGCCCAGGTGAAGACCCTTTTGCCCAAGGCGATGTCCTCGTGGAAGAAGATGGGCAACCGTCACACCGTCCACCCGGCCAACGCGGCCCGCAAGATCGCCCGGCTCTCCGTCGCGGCGCGCAAAGTCCTCTCCGCTTAA
- the holA gene encoding DNA polymerase III subunit delta, whose amino-acid sequence MAFKTDADAGALARGWDKGDFHRVYLFAGPDTLARDETFERLKTAFLGADGVMNLDLFDGNEADAGKILSAAATLPFFGGRRMVAVRRADGLGTADMNRLADGVDGLPASNCLVLLWDERPDQRTVLVQAVKGAGAVAVFWPPFENQLPQWVADRAGRFKKRMDRAAADALLDAVGPSLPDLYQEIGKLALYVKDRPAISVEDVGALRGERVSFQFMEWERALWRRDRKKSLGVLTAQKERGDSVEGLLPQVVRAVQKIWMAKALFLEKKGDDRAIFETLRVKSLDVQRDLRAAVSRWSWDELLGATDALVEADHVLKTGRSDPDADLTRLVLSLTKSELSD is encoded by the coding sequence ATGGCTTTTAAAACCGACGCCGACGCCGGCGCCCTGGCGCGCGGCTGGGACAAGGGGGACTTCCACCGGGTTTACCTTTTCGCCGGGCCCGACACCCTCGCCCGCGATGAGACTTTCGAAAGACTCAAAACGGCGTTTTTGGGCGCGGACGGGGTCATGAACCTGGATTTGTTCGACGGCAACGAAGCCGACGCCGGAAAAATCCTGTCGGCGGCGGCGACGTTGCCGTTTTTCGGCGGTCGGCGGATGGTCGCCGTCCGGCGGGCGGACGGGCTCGGCACGGCGGACATGAACCGACTGGCCGACGGGGTCGACGGCCTTCCCGCCAGCAATTGCCTGGTCCTGCTGTGGGACGAACGGCCCGATCAGCGGACGGTTTTGGTCCAGGCCGTGAAAGGGGCCGGGGCCGTGGCGGTGTTTTGGCCTCCCTTTGAAAACCAATTGCCCCAGTGGGTGGCCGACCGGGCCGGGCGCTTCAAAAAACGCATGGACCGCGCGGCCGCGGACGCCCTGTTGGACGCCGTGGGCCCGTCCTTGCCCGATCTCTACCAGGAAATCGGGAAATTGGCCCTCTACGTCAAGGACCGGCCCGCCATCTCCGTCGAAGACGTCGGGGCCCTGCGCGGCGAGCGGGTGAGTTTCCAATTTATGGAGTGGGAGCGCGCCCTGTGGCGGCGCGACCGCAAAAAATCCCTCGGGGTCTTGACCGCGCAAAAGGAGCGGGGGGATTCGGTGGAGGGGTTGTTGCCCCAGGTGGTGCGGGCCGTTCAGAAAATTTGGATGGCGAAAGCGTTGTTCCTGGAGAAAAAAGGGGACGACCGGGCCATTTTTGAAACCCTGCGGGTCAAATCCCTCGATGTGCAGCGGGACCTGCGGGCGGCGGTGTCGCGGTGGTCCTGGGACGAACTCCTCGGCGCCACGGACGCGCTGGTCGAAGCGGACCACGTCCTGAAGACGGGGCGCAGCGATCCCGACGCGGATTTAACGCGCTTGGTGCTGTCCCTGACGAAGTCCGAGTTGTCCGATTAA
- a CDS encoding 1-deoxy-D-xylulose-5-phosphate synthase, translating to MTLLDQVNGPADIKKIPLDKLPELAKDVREKIIEVTSQVGGHLGAGLGTVELAIALHYVFDSPTDKMVWDTGHQAYPHKLLTGRRDRFHTLRQFGGISGFLTRNESEHDHFGAGHASTAISAAVGFAAARDVLKQDHHVIALVNDGSLTGGMAFEGLQNAGQLATNILVILNDNQMFISHRVGAFGAFLAKLTTLGMVRRAEEKVEKLLTRMSYYGAYLLRLAKRVKVFLFPGVLFEEMGFGYLGPVDGHDLPQLIEVLKAVKQLKGPHVLHVVTKKGRGYEKAEAEPIKYHGVTRFNPETGEMMKGTPGAPSYTQVFGETLVKLAKEDTKIVAITAAMPEGTGLDVFRKELPKRFYDVGLGEQHAVTFAAGLACGGVKPVVAIYSSFLQRGYDQMIHDVCLQKLPVVFCLDRAGLVGDDGPTHHGAYDISYTRMMPHLTIMAPKDENELQHMLKTALNMPGPSVIRYPRGAGVGVPMDNTQKLLPIGKGEVLREGADATLLAFGQPVQVCLEAAEQLGREGLRVGVVNARFAKPIDRDFILETARRSPLLITVEENTFIGGFGDAVREALEGDNVPVRTIALPDSFVEHGTQAKLRDKVGLSAAKIAERVKELHRQRLAVK from the coding sequence ATGACCCTTCTTGACCAAGTGAACGGACCGGCGGATATAAAAAAAATCCCTCTCGATAAGCTGCCCGAGCTGGCCAAAGACGTTCGGGAAAAAATCATCGAGGTGACCTCCCAGGTCGGGGGGCATTTGGGCGCGGGGTTGGGCACGGTGGAGCTCGCCATCGCGTTGCACTACGTGTTCGACTCCCCGACGGACAAGATGGTTTGGGACACGGGGCACCAGGCCTATCCCCACAAGCTTCTGACGGGCCGCCGCGACCGCTTTCACACGCTGCGCCAGTTCGGCGGGATCTCCGGGTTCCTGACGCGCAACGAATCCGAGCACGACCACTTCGGCGCGGGGCACGCTTCGACGGCGATTTCCGCGGCCGTGGGGTTCGCCGCGGCGCGGGACGTTTTGAAACAGGACCACCACGTGATCGCGCTGGTCAACGACGGCTCCCTCACCGGGGGCATGGCCTTCGAGGGGTTGCAGAACGCCGGGCAGTTGGCCACCAACATATTGGTCATTCTGAACGACAACCAGATGTTCATTTCCCACCGGGTGGGCGCCTTCGGCGCGTTCCTGGCGAAGCTGACGACCCTGGGCATGGTCCGCCGGGCCGAGGAAAAAGTGGAAAAACTTTTGACCCGGATGAGTTACTACGGCGCGTACCTCCTGCGTTTGGCCAAGCGCGTGAAAGTGTTCCTGTTCCCCGGGGTGCTGTTCGAGGAAATGGGGTTCGGTTACCTCGGGCCCGTGGACGGGCACGATCTCCCGCAACTGATTGAAGTGTTGAAAGCCGTGAAACAATTGAAGGGCCCCCACGTGTTGCACGTGGTCACGAAGAAGGGGCGCGGCTACGAAAAGGCGGAAGCCGAGCCCATCAAGTACCACGGGGTCACGCGTTTCAATCCGGAAACGGGCGAGATGATGAAAGGAACCCCGGGGGCTCCCTCCTACACCCAGGTGTTCGGGGAGACGTTGGTCAAGCTCGCCAAGGAAGACACCAAGATCGTGGCCATCACGGCCGCCATGCCCGAAGGCACGGGGTTGGATGTGTTCCGCAAAGAACTGCCCAAGCGATTCTACGACGTGGGACTGGGCGAACAGCACGCGGTGACCTTCGCCGCCGGTCTGGCCTGCGGGGGGGTGAAGCCCGTGGTGGCCATTTATTCCAGTTTCCTTCAACGCGGCTACGACCAAATGATCCACGACGTCTGCCTGCAAAAACTGCCGGTGGTGTTCTGCTTGGACCGGGCCGGCCTGGTGGGCGACGACGGCCCCACGCACCACGGGGCCTACGACATTTCTTACACGCGCATGATGCCCCACCTGACGATCATGGCGCCCAAGGACGAGAACGAGCTTCAACACATGCTGAAGACGGCCTTGAATATGCCGGGCCCCTCCGTCATCCGTTACCCCCGGGGCGCGGGCGTGGGCGTGCCCATGGACAACACCCAAAAGCTTTTGCCCATCGGCAAAGGGGAGGTCCTGCGGGAGGGCGCCGACGCCACCCTGTTGGCCTTTGGCCAGCCCGTCCAAGTTTGTTTGGAGGCGGCCGAGCAGTTGGGCCGCGAAGGGCTGCGCGTCGGGGTGGTCAACGCGCGCTTCGCCAAGCCCATCGATCGGGATTTCATTTTGGAGACCGCGCGCCGGTCGCCGCTTTTGATCACCGTGGAGGAAAACACCTTCATCGGCGGGTTCGGCGACGCCGTGCGCGAGGCCCTCGAGGGGGACAATGTCCCCGTGCGGACCATCGCCCTGCCGGACAGTTTCGTCGAGCACGGCACCCAGGCCAAACTGCGCGACAAGGTGGGCCTCTCCGCCGCGAAAATCGCGGAGCGGGTCAAGGAGTTGCACCGGCAGCGGTTGGCGGTTAAGTAA
- a CDS encoding leucine--tRNA ligase: MTEPFDPKTIEPKWQRRWEESRAFRAAEDPAKPKLYILDMFPYPSAAGLHVGHPEGYTATDILSRLKRMQGFNVLHPMGWDAFGLPAENHAIATGQHPRAVTQANVANFRRQIKALGFSYDWDREIDTTDPAYYQWTQWIFLQLFKRGLAVEGVAPINFCPSCKTGLANEEVHQGACERCGTAVERRNLRQWILKITAYADRLLSDLAGLDWPESTLAMQRNWIGRSEGAEVKFTGASPTAAVGKAMTVFTTRPDTLFGATYMVLAPEHPDVDAFTTPDRKTAVDAYRQAARHKSDLERTDLAKDKTGVFTGGTVTNPVNGEKIPVWVADYVLISYGTGAIMAVPAHDQRDFEFARKFEIPIRVVVAPARAGPPLPETMKEAFDIEGVAVNSGAFDGLTTAEFRRKITAWLAERGAGRAAVNYRLRDWVFSRQRYWGEPIPIVHCARCGAVPVPEDQLPVRLPEVQKYEPTGTGESPLAAVESWVQTTCPTCGAAARRETNTMPQWAGSCWYYLRYLDPRNAQAAWSAAAERFWMGTTGVDLYVGGAEHAVLHLLYSRFWHKVLFDLGLVSTKEPFQKLRHQGMILSYSYRDALGAYHGYDEIDFAGAAPKLKATGEVLTELKEKMSKSKKNVISPDDVIGPHGADAMRLYEMFMGDFEAEKPWDMRTVEGVTRFLQKAWRALDAATAAGDPHARLRHRTIRAVTERVENFKFNTAISALMEYVNALAGGATAADRETLALLLCPFAPHLAEEMWERLGKKSLASLAPWPRHDPSLVTEDRVEIPVQINGKLKDRLTVAVNAPPAEVLAAARALPKIRESLQSQKVIKEIHVPGRMVSFVTAPINGNGGDK, encoded by the coding sequence ATGACCGAACCTTTTGATCCGAAGACCATCGAGCCCAAATGGCAGCGCCGTTGGGAGGAGTCCCGCGCCTTCCGCGCCGCCGAAGACCCGGCCAAACCGAAGCTCTACATTTTGGACATGTTCCCCTACCCGTCGGCCGCGGGGCTTCACGTGGGCCACCCCGAGGGTTACACCGCCACGGACATCCTTTCCCGCCTCAAACGCATGCAGGGCTTCAACGTGCTTCACCCCATGGGTTGGGACGCCTTCGGGCTGCCCGCCGAGAACCACGCCATCGCCACGGGCCAACACCCCCGCGCCGTGACCCAGGCCAACGTGGCCAACTTCCGACGGCAAATCAAAGCGCTGGGTTTCTCCTACGACTGGGACCGGGAAATCGACACCACCGACCCCGCCTATTACCAATGGACCCAGTGGATCTTCCTCCAACTTTTTAAAAGGGGATTGGCCGTTGAAGGCGTCGCGCCCATCAACTTTTGCCCGTCGTGCAAAACCGGCCTCGCCAACGAAGAGGTGCACCAAGGGGCCTGCGAGCGTTGCGGCACGGCCGTCGAACGACGGAATCTGCGCCAATGGATTTTGAAAATCACGGCCTACGCCGACCGTCTGTTGAGCGACTTGGCAGGTTTGGATTGGCCCGAGTCCACCTTGGCCATGCAACGGAACTGGATCGGGCGCTCCGAAGGGGCCGAAGTGAAATTCACGGGGGCCTCGCCGACCGCCGCCGTGGGTAAAGCGATGACGGTATTCACCACCCGTCCGGACACGCTCTTCGGGGCCACCTACATGGTGTTGGCCCCCGAGCACCCCGATGTGGACGCCTTCACGACCCCCGACCGGAAAACCGCGGTCGACGCCTACCGCCAGGCGGCGCGCCACAAGTCCGATTTGGAGCGCACCGACTTGGCCAAGGACAAAACGGGGGTGTTCACGGGCGGAACGGTGACGAACCCCGTGAACGGGGAAAAGATCCCCGTCTGGGTGGCCGACTATGTTTTGATCAGCTACGGCACGGGGGCCATCATGGCGGTGCCGGCCCACGATCAACGGGATTTCGAGTTCGCCAGAAAATTTGAGATCCCGATCCGAGTGGTTGTGGCTCCGGCGAGGGCCGGTCCCCCGCTTCCGGAAACAATGAAGGAAGCTTTTGACATCGAAGGCGTCGCCGTGAACAGCGGGGCCTTCGACGGTTTGACGACGGCGGAGTTTCGAAGAAAGATCACGGCCTGGTTGGCGGAACGCGGCGCGGGGCGGGCCGCGGTCAATTACCGTTTGCGGGATTGGGTGTTCTCGCGGCAACGTTATTGGGGCGAGCCCATCCCCATCGTGCATTGCGCGCGTTGCGGCGCGGTGCCGGTGCCGGAAGACCAACTGCCGGTGCGCCTGCCCGAGGTGCAAAAATACGAGCCGACGGGCACGGGCGAATCCCCCTTGGCCGCGGTCGAAAGTTGGGTCCAAACCACCTGCCCGACCTGCGGCGCCGCGGCCCGTCGGGAAACGAACACCATGCCCCAGTGGGCGGGCTCCTGCTGGTACTACCTCCGTTACCTCGATCCCCGCAACGCGCAAGCCGCCTGGTCGGCGGCGGCGGAGCGTTTTTGGATGGGAACGACGGGCGTGGACCTCTACGTCGGCGGCGCGGAGCACGCCGTGCTGCACCTGTTGTATTCCCGGTTTTGGCACAAAGTGCTGTTTGATCTGGGTCTTGTTTCGACGAAGGAGCCCTTCCAAAAGCTGCGGCACCAGGGCATGATTCTCTCCTACAGTTACCGGGACGCCCTGGGCGCCTACCACGGCTATGACGAGATCGATTTCGCGGGGGCCGCGCCCAAGTTGAAAGCCACGGGCGAGGTTCTGACGGAACTGAAGGAAAAGATGTCCAAATCCAAAAAGAACGTCATCAGCCCCGACGATGTCATCGGTCCACACGGCGCGGACGCCATGCGCCTTTACGAAATGTTCATGGGCGATTTCGAAGCGGAAAAGCCCTGGGACATGCGCACGGTGGAAGGCGTGACCCGCTTTCTTCAAAAAGCGTGGCGGGCGCTGGACGCGGCGACGGCGGCGGGGGACCCCCACGCGCGCCTGCGCCACCGCACCATCCGGGCGGTGACGGAACGGGTGGAGAACTTCAAATTCAACACGGCGATTTCCGCGCTCATGGAGTACGTGAACGCCCTCGCGGGCGGCGCGACGGCGGCGGATCGGGAAACCCTGGCGTTGCTGCTTTGCCCCTTCGCGCCGCACCTGGCGGAGGAAATGTGGGAACGCCTGGGGAAGAAGAGCCTCGCGTCGCTCGCGCCCTGGCCCCGGCACGACCCGTCTTTGGTCACGGAAGACCGCGTGGAGATCCCTGTGCAGATCAATGGAAAATTGAAGGACCGTTTGACGGTGGCCGTGAACGCGCCCCCGGCCGAGGTGCTGGCCGCGGCACGGGCCTTGCCGAAAATACGGGAGTCCCTCCAATCGCAAAAAGTCATCAAAGAGATCCACGTACCGGGCCGCATGGTGAGCTTTGTGACGGCCCCCATCAACGGAAACGGAGGCGACAAATGA